Proteins from a single region of Thermococcus alcaliphilus:
- a CDS encoding pantoate kinase — MLIRAFVPAHITAFFVPKFNEEPLLAGSLGAGINLSKGTNVFVSLEEGLEKHIHIAFNGEPVKKENAIISYSVANEIVPENFIGEVEIWQYFDFPNGHGFGNSAGGALGSALSLAFAFKEKTFLQAAQIAHKYEVIHKGGLGDVIAQIHGGIEIRIKPGAPGIGIVDNIFFEGYKVLAVPMGRLSTREVLDSDVIRLIEKEGEKALNALLSNPKVDVLMKEARGFAERTGLLSGELLEIAKEIDKVLHLPSSMIMLGKSLFALLKENEVENVKSLLNDLSIDEYHICEVYTQRPGVERWVGDGR; from the coding sequence ATGCTAATAAGGGCTTTCGTTCCTGCACACATTACAGCTTTTTTTGTTCCCAAATTCAATGAAGAACCTCTTTTAGCCGGTTCACTTGGAGCCGGCATAAATTTAAGCAAAGGAACCAACGTCTTTGTAAGCTTGGAAGAAGGCTTAGAGAAGCATATACACATTGCTTTTAATGGAGAACCCGTTAAAAAAGAAAATGCCATTATCAGCTACTCCGTCGCTAATGAAATTGTTCCGGAGAATTTTATCGGAGAGGTTGAAATCTGGCAGTATTTTGACTTTCCAAATGGTCATGGTTTTGGAAACAGTGCTGGTGGGGCTCTAGGGAGTGCTCTTTCTTTGGCTTTTGCCTTTAAAGAGAAAACTTTTCTCCAAGCCGCTCAAATAGCCCACAAGTATGAGGTCATTCACAAAGGCGGGTTAGGGGATGTTATAGCCCAAATTCATGGAGGGATAGAAATTAGGATAAAACCCGGTGCACCAGGGATTGGAATAGTAGATAACATCTTTTTCGAAGGATACAAGGTTCTGGCAGTGCCGATGGGAAGGCTATCCACAAGAGAGGTGCTTGACAGCGACGTTATTAGACTAATTGAGAAAGAGGGAGAGAAAGCTCTTAACGCACTTCTCTCAAATCCTAAGGTTGATGTTTTGATGAAAGAGGCTAGAGGATTTGCTGAGCGTACGGGTCTGCTCTCCGGTGAGCTCTTGGAAATTGCTAAGGAAATTGATAAGGTTCTTCATCTGCCATCATCAATGATCATGCTTGGAAAGAGCTTATTTGCTCTTTTGAAGGAAAATGAGGTAGAGAATGTGAAATCCCTCTTAAACGATCTTTCCATAGACGAGTACCACATATGTGAGGTTTACACCCAAAGGCCTGGTGTTGAAAGATGGGTGGGGGATGGGAGATGA
- a CDS encoding dimethylarginine dimethylaminohydrolase family protein — MDRLFDRIIVRPPEKSYVNCVSTNPEHETIDVRLAKKQHREYVKILKEYGIDVIELEPLESHPDSVFVQDTAVVGVKSNVAVISRFGEPSRRGEEEGIKEVLEKEGFEIKAIKAPGTLEGGDVLVTDHNIVFIGLSQRTNEEGISQFARYFPHVKVVAIPITKIFHLLSGVSYLRDKTVAISPQVVDVDYFRGFKLITIPEDELYANNMLYLGDKNVLIPAGYPKTKEKLRKAGFKPVEVDVSEFWKGDGGVTCLSSPFYTVL; from the coding sequence ATGGACAGATTGTTCGATCGCATAATTGTTAGACCACCTGAAAAAAGCTATGTGAATTGTGTTTCAACAAACCCCGAGCATGAAACCATTGATGTCCGCTTAGCTAAAAAGCAACACAGAGAATATGTTAAAATCCTGAAGGAGTATGGAATAGACGTCATTGAGCTTGAACCTCTTGAAAGCCACCCAGACAGCGTTTTCGTTCAAGATACGGCAGTTGTAGGAGTTAAGTCAAATGTTGCAGTTATCAGCAGGTTTGGGGAGCCAAGCAGAAGAGGGGAAGAAGAGGGCATTAAAGAAGTTCTGGAAAAGGAAGGATTCGAAATAAAGGCTATCAAAGCTCCAGGAACCTTAGAGGGAGGAGACGTTTTAGTAACGGATCACAATATTGTGTTTATCGGACTTTCTCAAAGAACCAACGAAGAGGGGATAAGCCAATTTGCTCGATATTTCCCCCATGTAAAAGTTGTTGCTATTCCAATTACAAAAATATTCCATCTTCTCTCAGGAGTAAGTTATTTAAGAGATAAAACAGTTGCAATATCCCCTCAGGTTGTCGATGTGGATTATTTCAGAGGATTTAAACTTATCACGATACCAGAAGACGAGCTATACGCAAACAATATGCTGTATCTCGGCGACAAAAATGTTCTAATACCCGCGGGATATCCAAAAACTAAAGAAAAATTGAGAAAAGCAGGGTTTAAACCTGTTGAGGTGGATGTTTCCGAGTTTTGGAAAGGAGATGGAGGTGTCACCTGCCTTAGTTCCCCATTTTATACAGTTTTATAA
- a CDS encoding Na+/H+ antiporter NhaC family protein, with product MSDFGVLSLLPPLVAIILAIWSKRVLFALFAGVWVGGVMASGWNPVTGTITTWQWVIENVTDSWNATILVFDFLIGAGVGLIYKSGGAHAIARALTKRVNSSRAASVLGWLLGVLVFFDDYTNTIIVGNTMRPITDRARVSREMLAYIDDSTAAPVAGLALVSTWIGYEIGLIGESFDSLGITLGSYAAWLSSVPYRFYSILAILLVLIVAYTHRHYGPMLHAEYRARTTGKVLRDGAKPLMTTEVDLGAPKEGGDVWNFILPIFSLVFVTLYGMWYTGGGGATYAEEGLMGVLSNSDAATALLWGSFSMVLVGLVLVLGRKQMTVEEAETAIVQGMKQMMMATAILVLAWSIKSATSAVGTADYVVNLATSANIPAGIVPLIVFLVAMFISFTTGTSWGTFGILMPIAIPLAYQITGGQIGPVLYASIGAVFAGGIFGDHCSPISDTTIMSSMFSGSDHIDHVNTQIPYAVTAAGSGIILYLLFAIGIHSWPILLPIGIVLLVAAWYVLSEWYGKKYGIPHGKVPIYVVEE from the coding sequence GTGTCGGACTTTGGAGTGCTGTCTCTGCTACCACCGCTGGTAGCTATTATATTGGCTATATGGTCCAAAAGAGTGTTGTTCGCTTTATTTGCTGGTGTTTGGGTTGGCGGAGTTATGGCCTCCGGATGGAATCCAGTAACGGGTACTATAACAACTTGGCAGTGGGTTATTGAGAATGTGACAGACAGCTGGAACGCAACGATATTGGTTTTTGATTTTCTGATCGGTGCTGGTGTTGGATTGATTTACAAATCAGGAGGCGCTCATGCAATCGCAAGAGCTTTGACAAAGAGAGTGAACAGCAGCAGAGCAGCTTCAGTACTTGGATGGCTCCTTGGTGTTCTTGTGTTCTTTGATGACTATACCAACACAATCATTGTTGGTAACACAATGAGACCAATAACAGATAGAGCAAGAGTTTCAAGAGAAATGCTTGCCTACATCGATGACTCTACTGCAGCTCCTGTAGCGGGATTGGCATTGGTCTCTACATGGATTGGTTACGAGATAGGGCTTATTGGTGAGTCCTTTGATAGCCTTGGAATTACTCTCGGTTCATACGCAGCGTGGCTTTCTAGCGTTCCCTACAGGTTCTACTCAATACTTGCGATACTCTTGGTGCTTATTGTCGCTTATACTCACAGGCACTATGGCCCAATGCTTCATGCCGAGTATAGGGCTAGAACAACAGGTAAAGTCCTCCGTGATGGGGCAAAGCCATTGATGACAACCGAAGTAGACTTGGGAGCACCCAAAGAAGGAGGGGACGTCTGGAACTTTATCTTACCCATCTTCAGCCTTGTCTTTGTAACACTCTATGGAATGTGGTACACTGGTGGTGGAGGTGCCACATATGCAGAAGAGGGCTTAATGGGAGTACTCTCAAATTCTGATGCTGCAACTGCACTTCTATGGGGATCATTCAGCATGGTGCTTGTTGGACTAGTATTAGTACTTGGAAGGAAGCAAATGACAGTTGAAGAGGCTGAGACGGCAATTGTACAAGGTATGAAACAAATGATGATGGCTACTGCAATTTTAGTCCTTGCGTGGAGTATCAAGAGCGCCACAAGCGCTGTTGGAACGGCAGACTATGTAGTAAACTTGGCCACCAGCGCAAACATCCCAGCGGGTATAGTTCCGCTTATAGTGTTCTTGGTTGCAATGTTCATATCATTTACAACGGGAACTTCATGGGGAACATTCGGTATTTTAATGCCAATTGCAATTCCCTTGGCATACCAAATTACAGGTGGGCAAATCGGCCCAGTGTTGTATGCATCAATAGGTGCCGTCTTTGCAGGCGGTATTTTCGGTGACCACTGTTCACCAATAAGCGATACAACAATCATGAGTTCAATGTTCTCTGGAAGTGACCACATAGACCACGTTAATACTCAAATTCCATATGCAGTAACCGCTGCAGGAAGTGGAATAATACTTTACCTCCTCTTTGCTATAGGAATCCACAGCTGGCCAATTTTGCTTCCAATAGGAATAGTTCTCTTAGTAGCTGCATGGTACGTCCTCAGCGAATGGTACGGCAAGAAATACGGCATTCCGCACGGAAAAGTGCCAATATACGTTGTTGAAGAGTGA
- the udg gene encoding type-4 uracil-DNA glycosylase, which yields MGKNEAMKKLEEKIKACKKCPLGELRTNAVPGSGSYDAKIMFVGEAPGYWEDQKGLPFVGRAGKVLDELLESIGLRREEVYITNVVKCRPPNNRDPTEEEIKACSPYLDKQIDIIRPKVIVPLGRHSMAYILKKFGFEPEPISKMHGKVLEARTLFGKIVIMPMYHPAVALYKPQLREELEKDFKKLKETLESLS from the coding sequence ATGGGAAAAAATGAAGCTATGAAAAAGCTTGAAGAAAAGATAAAAGCTTGTAAAAAGTGTCCATTGGGAGAATTAAGGACAAACGCAGTCCCCGGCTCGGGAAGTTATGATGCTAAAATAATGTTTGTTGGAGAAGCCCCGGGTTACTGGGAAGATCAAAAGGGCTTGCCTTTTGTTGGAAGAGCCGGGAAAGTGCTTGATGAGCTTTTAGAAAGTATTGGGCTTAGGCGGGAGGAGGTGTATATTACTAACGTTGTAAAGTGCCGACCTCCCAATAATAGAGATCCAACGGAAGAGGAAATCAAGGCTTGTTCTCCATATTTGGACAAGCAAATAGACATAATCCGGCCGAAAGTCATAGTTCCCCTGGGAAGACATTCAATGGCTTACATTCTTAAGAAATTTGGCTTTGAGCCCGAGCCCATAAGTAAAATGCATGGAAAAGTACTTGAAGCTAGAACCCTTTTTGGGAAGATTGTCATTATGCCAATGTACCATCCAGCGGTGGCTCTTTATAAACCCCAGCTTAGAGAAGAACTTGAAAAAGACTTTAAAAAGCTGAAAGAAACATTGGAGAGCTTATCTTAA
- the tes gene encoding tetraether lipid synthase Tes: MEEITEGVPSGEREFGELTKRVRDLIEYPEISEEEFHELLTKASRGYGGPLPHRTWSLCPETRKVVPAVVWEKDGKVWITKKCPEGMITDVYYEDAEMYKRFEEWRYDFKIKSYNVENTGVNCPFDCGLCPRHRSHTSLLNIVLTNRCNLSCWYCFFYAKEGQPIYEPTLEQIRMMLRNAKKEQPIGANAVQFTGGEPTLRDDLIEIIKIAKEEGYDHVQLNTDGIKLAFDPELVKKIREAGVNTLYLSYDGMTPKTNWKNHWEIPLIFENVRKAGGPGIVLVPTTIRNVNDHELGAIINFGLNHLDIVRGVNFQPISLVGRVPKKERQRFRITIPGAIKRIEEQTNGAIAKEDWYPIPIAGHIARFFEAFAGRKYYMTSHFGCGAATYVFLDEDRVIPISRFLDVEGFVEFLESKAEEIEKWKTLGKLQKLKLGAEIFLKFKSFYDEKYAPKSFDVLKIMREAFTHGTYEALGQFHYKTLFLGMMHFMDEYNYDVERVERCVIHYAMPDGRIVPFCTFNVIPELYRDKVQAQFSYTWEEWKALHPDWEYQKDKYVRTKEFIEKMKESELYRKTYVDIKNYFG; the protein is encoded by the coding sequence ATGGAAGAGATAACAGAGGGAGTACCTAGTGGGGAGAGAGAATTTGGTGAGCTTACTAAAAGGGTTCGCGATCTCATCGAATACCCCGAAATAAGTGAGGAGGAATTTCACGAGCTCCTTACAAAAGCCAGCAGAGGTTACGGTGGACCTCTCCCCCATAGAACATGGTCCCTCTGCCCCGAGACTAGAAAAGTTGTCCCTGCTGTGGTTTGGGAAAAGGATGGAAAAGTATGGATAACGAAAAAATGCCCAGAGGGCATGATAACTGATGTTTATTATGAAGACGCCGAGATGTATAAGCGTTTTGAGGAGTGGAGGTATGATTTTAAGATAAAGAGCTACAACGTTGAGAACACCGGTGTAAACTGTCCCTTTGATTGTGGTCTCTGTCCAAGGCACCGCTCCCACACCAGCTTGCTCAACATAGTTTTGACAAATAGATGTAATTTGAGCTGCTGGTATTGTTTCTTCTACGCCAAGGAGGGCCAGCCAATCTATGAGCCCACTCTCGAGCAGATACGCATGATGCTCCGCAACGCAAAGAAAGAGCAACCCATTGGAGCTAATGCCGTCCAGTTCACTGGAGGGGAGCCAACACTGAGGGATGACCTCATAGAGATCATAAAGATTGCAAAGGAAGAAGGGTACGACCACGTTCAGCTTAATACTGATGGAATAAAGCTTGCCTTTGATCCTGAGCTTGTAAAGAAGATTAGGGAAGCAGGCGTCAATACCCTATACCTAAGCTACGATGGAATGACTCCAAAAACAAATTGGAAGAACCACTGGGAGATTCCGTTGATCTTCGAAAACGTGAGAAAAGCTGGCGGACCTGGAATCGTTCTCGTGCCCACAACCATAAGAAACGTAAACGACCACGAGCTTGGGGCTATAATTAACTTCGGCCTCAACCACCTCGACATAGTTAGAGGAGTCAACTTCCAACCGATTTCCCTTGTGGGAAGAGTTCCAAAGAAAGAAAGACAGCGCTTCAGGATTACCATTCCTGGGGCAATAAAGAGAATAGAGGAACAGACAAACGGTGCCATAGCAAAGGAGGACTGGTACCCAATACCAATTGCCGGGCATATTGCAAGGTTTTTTGAAGCATTTGCCGGTAGAAAATACTATATGACATCCCACTTTGGCTGTGGAGCTGCAACATATGTCTTCCTCGATGAGGACAGAGTGATCCCGATTTCGAGATTCCTCGACGTTGAGGGATTCGTGGAGTTCCTTGAGAGCAAGGCTGAGGAGATTGAAAAATGGAAAACTCTAGGAAAGCTTCAGAAGCTCAAGCTTGGGGCGGAGATATTCCTCAAGTTCAAGAGCTTCTATGACGAAAAATACGCTCCAAAAAGCTTTGACGTGTTAAAGATCATGAGAGAAGCGTTCACTCATGGAACTTACGAGGCACTTGGTCAGTTCCACTACAAGACGCTCTTCCTCGGAATGATGCACTTCATGGACGAGTACAACTACGATGTTGAAAGAGTGGAGCGCTGTGTAATTCACTATGCAATGCCCGACGGAAGAATTGTGCCCTTCTGTACCTTTAACGTAATACCAGAGCTCTACAGGGACAAAGTTCAAGCCCAATTCAGCTACACTTGGGAAGAATGGAAAGCCCTCCATCCAGACTGGGAGTATCAGAAGGACAAATACGTGAGAACCAAGGAGTTCATTGAAAAAATGAAGGAGAGTGAGCTCTATAGAAAGACCTACGTCGACATAAAGAACTACTTCGGGTGA
- a CDS encoding DUF3213 domain-containing protein: MIRVDLKFGKITPDEAREMQYKLSLDLAVYRVFINGYSKNGYVIFDETKLPKEKLLEMLKPFEPEVISEKELTPQELIESSLSWKNTIAV; encoded by the coding sequence ATGATAAGGGTAGATCTTAAATTCGGCAAAATAACCCCAGACGAAGCCAGAGAGATGCAGTACAAACTCTCACTAGATCTAGCGGTCTACAGAGTCTTTATCAATGGATATTCCAAGAACGGGTATGTGATATTTGACGAAACAAAGCTTCCAAAAGAAAAGCTTTTGGAGATGCTCAAGCCATTTGAACCGGAAGTCATCAGCGAAAAGGAGCTAACCCCACAAGAGCTCATCGAAAGCAGTTTGAGCTGGAAGAATACAATTGCTGTGTGA
- a CDS encoding DUF2139 domain-containing protein, whose translation MVIFVRILKHLNRFPPRYGPEWGSGGIFGLRYHNGVLYFTVAFEAQAHFIREDSKKVYEFDLVGEGPTSGGDTYNAVETVDEFIYFGGWVHAPAVYEGKNEKSTISFVNKYSHVHEYDTENDEVRLLWKDSIHHKTDWAGEVSDIIYDPYEDKLLIAREDGHAHLGIYELDRKTGEAELLNENPSLKGTLVHDTVFFGVGKNFDWGVRELHAFDLITRKWEAFPVAVSSVDGNPPVRPVLGDMESAYNRVFAFVRGGMFVGNPLNGEEMTFFRLLDFPSFYAPMRTNALPIGGGILIAYNAHHDAIYRPMDEESRVMAKFTNTINAPSLLLYVAPPMVKVVGVFGARITSIEKAFGKILLGTNTTPNTGALEATPFDTGNKDIVVLDEDVIHRKPPALSISLNTATLAKVGELFGAKAFGGIPLDGYEEAELIITSSKDNRLTIYEYDLSLPPERAYEEFIGIKSGRNIIDLSSFSGIVSFKLEEPDVAGKIKIKLL comes from the coding sequence ATGGTGATATTCGTGAGAATCCTAAAACATCTAAACAGGTTTCCCCCTCGTTATGGTCCCGAATGGGGAAGTGGTGGAATATTTGGTTTGAGGTATCACAACGGCGTTTTGTACTTCACGGTGGCATTTGAGGCTCAGGCGCATTTTATACGGGAAGACTCAAAGAAGGTATACGAGTTTGACCTCGTTGGTGAAGGACCAACTTCGGGAGGAGACACCTACAATGCGGTTGAGACTGTTGATGAGTTTATTTACTTTGGGGGCTGGGTTCATGCCCCGGCAGTCTATGAAGGAAAGAACGAGAAATCCACAATAAGTTTTGTCAACAAATACTCTCACGTTCACGAATACGATACAGAAAACGACGAAGTAAGGCTTCTGTGGAAAGACTCTATCCACCACAAAACAGATTGGGCGGGAGAAGTGAGCGATATAATCTACGACCCCTATGAGGACAAGCTCCTTATAGCAAGGGAAGATGGGCATGCACACCTTGGCATATACGAACTTGACCGGAAAACAGGGGAGGCAGAGCTTCTCAATGAAAATCCAAGTCTTAAGGGGACTCTTGTACATGACACCGTCTTCTTCGGAGTTGGAAAGAACTTTGATTGGGGAGTGAGAGAGCTGCATGCATTTGATCTAATTACAAGAAAATGGGAAGCTTTTCCAGTAGCTGTGAGTTCTGTAGACGGAAATCCTCCCGTGAGGCCAGTTCTGGGTGATATGGAGAGCGCATACAACAGGGTTTTTGCCTTTGTGAGGGGAGGAATGTTTGTGGGCAATCCCCTTAACGGTGAGGAGATGACATTCTTTAGGTTGCTGGACTTTCCAAGCTTCTATGCCCCCATGAGAACAAACGCTCTCCCAATAGGAGGAGGGATACTGATAGCTTACAATGCCCATCATGATGCGATCTACAGACCAATGGATGAAGAGAGTAGGGTTATGGCAAAATTTACAAACACCATAAATGCTCCCTCTTTGCTCCTTTATGTAGCCCCTCCAATGGTTAAGGTGGTGGGCGTTTTTGGTGCAAGGATAACCAGCATAGAGAAAGCCTTTGGAAAAATACTCTTAGGGACAAACACCACCCCCAATACGGGAGCCTTAGAGGCTACGCCGTTTGATACCGGTAATAAAGATATTGTTGTTCTTGATGAAGATGTAATCCATAGAAAGCCCCCAGCTCTTAGTATCTCCCTCAACACTGCCACTCTGGCAAAAGTAGGTGAGCTCTTTGGAGCAAAAGCCTTTGGAGGAATACCTCTCGACGGATATGAAGAGGCCGAGCTAATAATAACCTCAAGCAAGGATAACAGGCTAACGATATACGAGTACGACCTTTCCCTCCCACCCGAGAGGGCTTATGAAGAGTTTATTGGAATAAAAAGCGGTAGGAACATTATTGATCTGTCCTCATTTAGCGGTATAGTCTCGTTTAAACTGGAAGAACCAGATGTTGCAGGAAAAATAAAAATAAAGCTCCTCTAG
- the ppcA gene encoding phosphoenolpyruvate carboxylase: MIPRTMSTQHPDNVFIPFFAHDAALGGEDEVVEAFYAFSVLGVDEQMWDFEGKEVDEFVVKKLLEKYGSFFRKRKLGKDFRITPRVPNPSVEKAEAKLLLETLESIPRSADYAKLFYGEEIAPIFEVILPMTTSSEEIERVYELYRRYIIGKQYKRVYDVKIYEWIGEFYPEEINIIPLFETKEAILNSHEILEEYLTGKNFEYQRVFLARSDPAMNYGLISAVMYDKYALFKLQELEEELSIPIYPIIGVGGVPFRGHFTPKNVDAAMEEYPSAQTFTVQSSFKYDNEPKEVIKAIEKVNNTKRKETPAIDEKIFEILDKYEEEYTKELKILAPYIREVAKAVPSRRKRKLHIGLFGYSREVNGEALPRAIKFTASLYSLGIPPEILGLRALSEKELETISEHYRGLYNDISFALRFFNPKAASHFKFLEDIAKMQKEMGIEKDERHLSMTTQILNGKIEESLVVEAAGIRGFLG; the protein is encoded by the coding sequence ATGATACCAAGAACTATGAGTACTCAGCATCCCGACAATGTATTTATACCTTTTTTTGCTCATGACGCTGCCCTTGGGGGAGAGGATGAAGTGGTTGAAGCGTTCTATGCTTTCAGCGTTCTTGGAGTAGACGAGCAGATGTGGGATTTCGAAGGAAAGGAGGTTGACGAATTCGTTGTAAAGAAATTACTGGAAAAATATGGAAGCTTTTTCAGAAAAAGAAAGCTTGGCAAGGACTTTAGGATTACGCCCCGTGTGCCAAATCCAAGTGTGGAGAAAGCAGAGGCAAAGCTTTTGCTTGAAACGCTTGAAAGTATTCCCAGATCCGCCGACTATGCAAAGTTATTTTACGGAGAGGAAATCGCTCCAATTTTTGAAGTTATATTACCCATGACAACTTCTTCTGAAGAAATCGAAAGGGTGTACGAGCTTTACAGAAGGTATATCATAGGAAAGCAGTACAAAAGGGTGTACGACGTTAAAATCTACGAGTGGATTGGAGAATTTTATCCAGAAGAGATAAACATCATCCCCTTATTCGAGACAAAAGAGGCTATTCTGAACTCCCACGAAATCCTGGAGGAATATCTAACCGGAAAAAACTTTGAGTACCAGAGGGTATTTTTGGCCAGAAGCGACCCTGCAATGAACTATGGTCTCATAAGTGCGGTAATGTATGACAAATATGCTTTATTCAAACTCCAAGAACTTGAAGAAGAACTAAGCATCCCCATATATCCAATAATCGGTGTCGGTGGAGTCCCTTTTAGGGGACATTTCACACCCAAGAATGTTGATGCAGCAATGGAAGAATATCCCAGCGCCCAGACCTTTACTGTCCAAAGCTCATTTAAATATGATAATGAGCCTAAAGAAGTTATCAAAGCTATTGAAAAGGTAAACAATACAAAAAGAAAAGAAACGCCAGCAATTGATGAGAAGATATTTGAGATACTCGACAAATATGAAGAAGAATACACCAAGGAACTTAAGATTCTCGCCCCCTATATACGAGAGGTTGCAAAGGCCGTTCCCTCAAGAAGGAAAAGGAAGCTTCACATAGGGCTCTTTGGGTATTCAAGAGAGGTCAACGGAGAAGCCCTTCCGAGGGCTATAAAGTTCACGGCGTCTCTGTACTCTCTCGGAATACCTCCAGAAATCCTAGGGTTAAGAGCACTAAGTGAAAAAGAGCTGGAGACAATAAGTGAACACTACAGGGGGCTTTATAATGATATATCTTTTGCGTTAAGGTTTTTTAATCCAAAAGCGGCTTCCCATTTCAAATTTTTGGAGGATATAGCTAAAATGCAAAAAGAAATGGGCATAGAAAAGGATGAAAGGCATCTAAGCATGACCACTCAGATACTGAATGGAAAAATTGAAGAGAGCCTTGTGGTAGAAGCGGCTGGTATCAGAGGATTTCTTGGGTAA